In Bosea sp. PAMC 26642, the DNA window TCTGCAGCTAGCCTGGCCTTGTTGGATGACAAAGCTTGGAAAGCAGGCGGAGATGGAGCTCTCAAGATTGAGAAGGTGACGAACCCGCTTCGGCAATTTTCCTATTGCCTCAAATTTCCCTTGTATCACCGGCCCGGAAAAGGTGGCGCGCGCAGAGCCCGCGCCTATTCCATCCCGAAGGCCGCGCTGTCAGAGCTGCTGGCCTGGCTGAGTCGGCATGATCCTAAAGAGTTCGTGTTTCTCCAGAGGCTCCGATGGGCCGGCCGCAAACTCGCGCTAGCCCCAACCAAAGTCAGAAGCGATCGTGGCGCCTGATGGCATGGTCGGTGGCGAGCAGAGCCGACCGTGGCGATGGCGCGCAGCCTCGTCAGTTCGCGATCGCCAGAAGCTGTCGATTCCCGCGCTGCTGGAATGCGGCCCGATCTGCCCCTGTCCTGCGGTGCACGCCCGGTCGCGATGGGGGCTGCGGCTCAACGGTCGCGCGAAATCTTGCCCGCATCGCCCTCTCCGGCTCGCTAGGAAAAGCGTCGCGATCGCGCCGCAGTTCCCGCACCCGCGCCGGCATTGACGGAGGAGAGCCCCGAATAGTCAGCAAACACAGAAAATATCGATCAGCCAAAAAGCCACAACGAAATCCACTACGTTACCTCACACCTAATACACCGTATACACCGTATACACAGTTCTGTTTATTGTTCTTTGAAAGGAGATAAAATGAGTAAATCCCTCAAATGCGCGACAAGAGTTAGTGTTACGCCAAAACGTTCAATGAAAAATGCAAAGCATGGAATAAAATCGCAAAATCTCGATCACAAAAAACCATCAAAGGAGCCCCCGCTTCGTCGAACGGTCAATACACCGTTTACACCATTTGCAGTTGCGGTCGATGAGAGCCGACATCGGTTTGTCGCTATCGCCACGAAGGACCCTAGCAGACCCGTGTTCGGTCCGGTGGCGGATCTACCTAGCGTCGTCGGGCGACTGAACAACCTTGGAGCAGGACTGCTTTCGCTAGCGAGCCGGAATAAGTTCGTGAAGGATTGCGAGACCGTCGCCAAAGTGGAGCCCACCATTCGCATTCTCTCGCGACCTGGCTTCAGCCCCGACTTCCGGCATTTCGTTCGAAATGGGGACGATGTGGTGGCGACCAAGGCATCCGACGCTCAGGTCTGGATTGATGCGCGGCTGCCCGAAGATCTGCTGCGACAATGCCGGCGCTCCGGTAGCCTCCAAGGTTGGCAGCAATTGGAGGCTTTCGCTGAAGGCAATCGGCTGTTCATCTTTCTGCTGGCGTTGGCGTTCGTCGGGCCAATTAACGCGATCTGTGGGCAGGCGAACTCCAGTTTCCTGCTCTCGGGAAAAGCCGGATCGGGCAAGACCGCGATATGCAGAATTATCGGCGCGGTCTGGGGATGGGACGCAGAAGACGACGCTTCATCGCGCTTGGGATACGGCATGTCTCTCAACGCCACGGATAACAGCCAGGAGCCGATGGTGGCGACGCGGCGACACATGTTGGCCTTCCTCGACGAGGCCAGTCATCACGCGGGAGGCGACCTGCGCAAACTCAGCGAGCTCATCGCCAACATCGCCTTCAGATTCGAGGGGGGTAGTTCGAAGCGCCGCATGACGGAATCGGAGGCCCCCCTTGATCTCTCCACGGTCGTGTTGATCACAGCCAACCATGCGATGCCTGAGCTGTCAGCCCATGCGCGTCAGCCCTTTGGTCGCCAACATTACGATCGGATGATCGATCTTGAGGTCCCGGATCGTGACAGCGGCGTATTCGATGACCTGCATGGGCGAGGGCTGGGCGAGACTTTCCAATTGATGGACAAAATCACGTCTAAGAATCACGGGGTGGCAGGGGCGGAATTTGTACGGAAGCTGATTACAGCCCACCGAACGGATCCGCGTGCGGTCAAAAAAGACGTCGAAGCTCGGGAAAAACTGTTTCGTGATAAGCTGCTCAGTGCGATGAAGAGGCCGGTAAGTGCAGAGTTCGAGCGCCCCTTGAGATCCTTCGGCCGTGCCTTTGCCGCCATCGACCTAGCCCGTAGGTTTGGGATCATCACCCTGAGCCGCGCAACCCTTGGCCAGGCGGTTTTGACCCAATGCTTAGCCTACCTCCGCCGACAGCAATCGACCGCCACTCCGGTTGGCCCGCCGCTTTCCCCTGAGGAGCGGCTCAAGCAATTCATCAGGGAGAGAGCGGGAAAATTTCCCGCATTCGATCAGGCTTTGACCGCCGAGCGCATTCAACACGAAGGCGCCTTCCTTGATGCGCGAGGTAACCTGCTGCTGACAGTGAAAATGATGGTGTCGATCGTCGGAAGTTCTGCCGATGCCAAGCGCCTGAAGCGACAGCTGGTGGCCGAGGGCATGCTGGGGATCACTAGCCAAGGCGAGGGCAAGAGTCGTAACTCGGTCAAGTTCATCGTCGGGCCAAAGAGGCAGAAGGTGGACCTCATACAGCTGCTCGCCAGGTTCGTGAACAACGCAGGGACGGCGTGAGCGACAAGGGTTGCGAGGTGCTTTAGTGACACGGGCCCTACAAAGCTGGCCGGTGCGATCTCGATCGATCCGAAAAAACCGGATCGGCTAGTCTAGATGAATTGCCCCAATAGCTGACCTTACCCAATGACCAAATTCCGGACATTGGCATGCCGCGAGACGCCCCTCTTGTTTGGATTTTTCATCTGGTCGGGACGCGGGTGCTGAATGCATTGGGATGCCGGACATCGAGTTGCGAAGCCCGGATGTCGGCGCTAGCCTCATATGTCATGAGCATATCCAACCATGTCGTCGATGGATTTTGGTGGCGGCCCTAACAGGCGGCCCGTGCGTCATTTCGTCTTGTGTCGAGGAAGATGAGCCGCCGGGATTACCGAGCGGCTTTTTTGTTCGGTGATCCAGAGCGGCGCCTGAAACATCCGGAACGCCCAGCCTTCCATACCGCTAGGACATCAAAATGGACCATGAAGTTATCGAAGGCGAAGCTCTGCGATATCGCTCGGCCGGCGGGGTAAACGTCGATCGGTCGCGGCGTGAAATCGGCTATGCCACGGCGATCAGTGATTATGTTGACGCTCTGGACACACGTCGCGGCGCGATCTTTTCGTCGAACTACGAGTTTCCGGGCCGCTATCGTCGGTGGGACACGGCGATCGTCGATCCTCCCCTCGTGATTACGGTGCGTCAGCGCGACATGTGCTTTGAAGCGCTGAACCAACGGGGCGAGATCCTGCTGCGCCCGATCGTTGAGGCGCTGCGCAAACTTTCCGAGGTGCGTGTTTTGCGCTGCGACGGGCAGCGGCTGGAGCTGACGGTTGCCGTTCCCGATCAGGAGTTCTCGGAAGAGGACCGTTCCCGCATCCCTTCCGTGTTTACCGTTCTGAGGGCGGTGGTCGCCCTCTTTTCTTCCAAGGAGGATTCCAATCTCGGCCTCTACGGGGCGTTCGGCTACGATCTCGCCTTCCAGTTCGATCCGATTGAGCTGACGCTCGCTCGCCCTGCTGAGCAGCGTGATCTGGTGCTGTTCATTCCCGATGAGATCTGCGTGGTCGATCACTACACGGCGAGGGCCTGGGTCGATCGCTACGAGTTCAGTTATGGCGAGAGCACTGTCGGGCTGTCCCGCGGCACGCCGCCCCGCGCCTTCGCGCCATCCACGAAGAAGCTGCCCCGGGGCGATCACGAGCCGGGGGAATATGCGCGCCTGGTCGAACGGGCCAAGGGCAGCTTCAAGCGTGGAGACCTTTTTGAAGTCGTTCCGGGGCAGATCTTCTACGAGCGATGCGACACCCCGCCCTCAGCCATCTTTCGCCACCTGGCTGCTACGAACCCATCGCCCTATTCGTTCTTTATCAATCTCGGGGAGGCCGAGTACCTGGTGGGTGCCTCGCCGGAGATGTTCGTGCGCGTGACCGGCCGGCGCATTGAGACCTGCCCCATCGCAGGGACGATCAAGCGCAGCCAGGATGCGATTTCGGACTCCGAGCAGGTCATCAAGCTGTTGAACTCGAAGAAGGACGAAGCCGAGCTGACGATGTGCTCGGATGTCGACCGAAACGACAAGAGTCGCATCTGCGAGCCCGGCTCGGTCCGCGTGATCGGGAGGCGCCAGATTGAGATGTATTCCCGCCTGATCCACACCGTTGACCATATCGAGGGCAGGCTGCGGGACGGCATGGATGCCTTCGACGGCTTCCTAAGCCATGCGTGGGCAGTCACGGTAACGGGAGCGCCCAAGCTCTGGGCCATGCGGTTTATCGAGGAGAACGAGAAGAGCGCGCGGGCCTGGTATGGCGGCGCAGTCGGCATGATGTTCTTTAACGGCGACATGAATACCGGGCTAACTTTGCGCACGGTTCGCATCAAGGACGGTGTCGCGGAGGTCCGCGCGGGCGCGACGCTCCTCTTCGACTCCGACCCCGCCGATGAGGAGGCCGAAACCGAGCTGAAGGCGTCCGCGATGATCGCGGCGATCAGGGAAGCGAAGACCGCCAGAGACGCGCCCTCTGGGGCGAGAACGTCGCTGCCGGGCGCGGGATTGTCGGTCCTTCTGGTGGACCACGAGGATTCGTTCGTCCATACGCTCGGCAACTATTTTCGACAGACGGGAGCGACCGTGTTTACGGTCCGCACCCCGGTCGCGGATGCGCAGCTCGATCGGATCGCCCCGGATCTGCTCGTCCTTTCGCCCGGTCCGGGACGGCCGAGCGACTTCGATTGCGCAGCCACGATCGACAAAGCACGCAGCCGTGGCATTCCGATCTTCGGCGTCTGCCTAGGTCTTCAGGCGCTGGCGGAGGCCTACGGCGGTAAACTGGAAGAACTGCCCGTTCCCGTGCACGGAAAGCCGTCGCGAATGGCTATCCTGAAACAGGGACGGCTCTTCCAGGGTCTGCCCGATCACGCGACGGTCGGCCGCTATCACTCGCTCCATGTCGAAAGGGACGCGCTGCCGCGCGAACTGATCGTGACCGCCATGTCCGAGGATGGCGTAGTCATGGCGATCGAACACGAGAGCGAGCCAGTGGCCGCAGTCCAGTTTCACCCGGAGTCGATCATGACGCTTGGGCAGGGCGCCGGACAGTTGATCGTCGACAACGTCGTTGGAAAGTTGGCGAGGCAAACGTCTTCGGGCAGCTGAACCGAGACAAGGCGCGGGTGGTACCCGAACCTGCGCCTTGAGCCTTCGGCTCAGCCCTTTCGGAGCCTTGCGGCCTATGTGCCTTTATGGCTCTTCGCCGATCAGGAACCGCAGCATCCGCCCCTCGAGCGCTTCGTACATGTCGCTGCCCGTGACCGTCGTGCAGCCGAGTTTTCTTGCATGGTCAATCAGCGGGGTGACCTCAGGTTCCGTCACGACGCATCCGACGAAGGCATGTGACGCGACTGTCGCAATATCGACAGCCGTCGCCTCGAAACCTTTCATGCCGGCGGGCGAGGCATTCACGATGACATCGTAGCCTGTCGCATCATCGCTACCGGCGCCTACATGCGGCGAGAGCGAGCCGAGCTTCGCAATGAGAACGTCGCGCTTGCCGGTGTCACTGTCATGGACGGAGAGCGAAGAAAGGCCGGCCTCCAGCAAGGCGAGGCCGATCGCGGAGCCCGCGCCACCGGCGCCGACGAGAATGCCTCTGCGGCCGGCGAAATCGAACCCCTTGCGGATCGCGGCCTCGACGAAGCCCAGGCCGTCGAGCATGTCACCATGCCAGCGGCGATCGGGGTTCCGCCGCATGACATTGACGGCCTGAAGATGGCGGGCACGGTCGCTCATGGTGCTGCAATGGGCCAAGCAGGCGAATTTATGGGGCAAGGTGACGACGATGCCGTCGAGATTTCCCATCGCGGTAAGGGCCTCCATAAACGCATCCAGTTGCGCAGAGCCGATCTGCGCCGGAGCCACGATCGCTTCGCGGCTGGCGGCCGCGAATGCTCTTGAAAGACCCGCTGGCGATTTTACTTGGACGATCGGGTCGCCGATGATCAGGTTCAGCCGGGTCGCGCCGGAAATCGCGATCTGCCGCATGGTCCCTCTCCTGGGTTGGACGCTGATAGGCAGGCCAGATCGCCCAGCGCCCGCGAAAACGCGCTTCGGAACTTGTTCTACGGGTCGCGATGCGTTTTCGGGGAGGCGCTTAGCCGCGCTCAGCCTCTGCGACGGCATCCATCATCGCGCGCGCCTTGTTGTGGCACTCGTTATATTCGTCGATCGCGATGGATGCGTGCGTGATGCCGCCGCCGCAGCGCATCGATATCGTGCCGTTCCGGAGCCAGGCCGAGCGCAGGATGATGGCGGAATCGACGGAGCCGTTAAAGCCGATCAAGCCGACAACACCGCCATAGGGACCCCGGTCCTTGGATTCGACCGCCCGGACGGTGGCCATCGCTCCCTTCCTGGGCGCGCCGGTGACAGCCGCCGCCGGCAGGCATGCGGTGATGGCTTCGAGAGCGCCCAGGCGCGGCGAACATTGCGCCTCGAGAACCGTGAAAAGATGCATCACGTTGCCCAGTTGCCGGACTTCCAGTTCAACGGGCATCGACACCTTGCCGCCGATCGCGATCGCCCGTAGGTCCATCAAGGTTTCGTCCACGAGCATCTTCTGCTCTTCGCGATCCTTGGTCGATGCGAACAACTCGTTCTTGATCGCTTCCGTCTCTTCGGCGCTCTGCCCGATCTGGCGCGTGCCCGCATCGGTTTCGATGGTCAGCGTGTCGCCCTGCTTCAGCAGATGCATCGCCGGAGAGGCGCCCACGAGGGAGAGATACTCCGATTTGACCATGAACACATGCGGGGATGGGCGTCGCTTGCGCAGAGCGTCAAAAACCTCCTCGACCGAGCTTGTCGTCGATTTCGACAAACCGATGGAGAGGATAGCTTGCGAGATCTCGTTTCGCTTGATTGCGTCCTGTACCTTGCCCACCGCAATGAAGTAGTCGGCGGCAGCGATGTCGATTTGCCAGTCAAGAGGAGCTTGATTCGCCGGGCGAGCACGCGAGGCGACCACCGAAGACGATATTGTCGAAAACAGCTCGACGAGCTTGCGTCGCTCCGCCGCATCGTCGAATTCACCGGACATCAGGCGAACCAGAACTGCCTTGCCACCCCCGTGGTCGATCACCAGAAGCGTGCGTACGAACCAGAAAATTGCTCCGGAACTATCCGGCTGCTTGCCGTCGAATTCATAGGGGAAGTAGGCGAATACGCCCCCGCCAAAGGGTAGGTCACGCGGCAAGCCCGGCAAATCATGGCTGTCGCCGACATAACGCGCAGCCGTTTCGTATTTGATGGCTTCGACCTCGAGCCCGTAATAGCTGAATGCGGGTTCGGAACCGCTACCGGCCGAGCGCTGCATGCAGAAATGCGATCGGACCAGGGCGCCCCTGTCCAAAGCGGCCAATGCTGTCGTATCGAGAGCAATGTTCTGCTGGATGGCAGTGATCTGCGAGTAAGCCAAGGGCCGGTTCCGTCATTCGAGTCCGGATTTCCTAGGCGGCAGGCAAGGCGTTGACAACGACCTTCTCCGCTCTACCGTATGTCTTCGGGACATTTCGAGGCCGGCGCGCATGTTCACCCTTCGACAGATCGAAGTCTTTAATGCCGTGATGCAAACCGGCTCGGTCATCGGTGCCGCAAAAGTCCTGAACGTGTCGCAGCCGGTGGTCAGTCGTGTCCTCAGGCATTTGGAGGATCAGGCCAGAATGCCGCTTTTCGAAAGGTCGAAAGGCAGGCTGCAGCCCACCTACAATTCGACGATCCTCTACGGCGAAGTCGCCTCGATCTTCAAAAGCATCCAGAATCTGCAGCATTCCATGGCGAGGATGTCGGCTGGAGACGACATGACGCTGCGGATCGGATCGTCTCCGAGTCTGGCCGCCCGCATCGTTCCGCGCGCCATGCTGAAGTTGAGAAAGCGTTACCCCAAGCTCATCATGCGCCTCGATACCTTGTCGGTGGCGCAGGTGAACGACTATCTCCTCTTTGGGGAAGGCGAGATGGTCGTCGGCCTCTTTAAGCAGGATCACCCCGCACTGTCGACGCAGCTGCTGGGTTCCGGCGAGATCGTCGCCGTCCTGCCGGAGGGCCAGGCCGCTGCCTATCCAGCCGATGCGGTCAGCGATGTCGCCGATCTCTTGCGTGGCAGCCTGATAGGTTTTGAACCGACCACCCCGCATGGGCAAGCAATCTCGGAATATCTAGCGGCGCGTGGCATTCGGTACGAACCCGACACGATCGTTCGCTTCGCCGAGGCAGCCTGCCAGATGGTTCAAGTCGGGCTGGGCTTCGCTTTCGTCGACAGCTTCACCGCGGCGAGCTTCGAATGGGCGGGTTTCGCGATCAGAAAACTGCCGGACGCGCCGAGAATGAACGTCTTCGTCCATGTCCATGTCGAACGCGGGCTGTCCTCCTTCGGGCGGATGCTGAAGGAGGCGGTGAGAGCCGAGGTGGAGGGCGAGCTCTCCCGGTTCGCGAATGCGACATCTGCGGGCAATCGGGATCAGCCGAGCAGTATGGCGCCCTGAGCGGTCAGTGCGCTTCTGACGTCCTGAAGACAAAACACTTCGGAAGATGACGCCATCTGTGCTGCGGACACTCCGGCCGCCTGCCCGGTCGCGAATGCCGTGCCCATGACTCGGATCGAGCCGAAGGCTTTGCTGTCAGCCCCGATCAGGCGACCGGCTACCAGTAGGTTGGCGATGCCGGCCACGCGCAGCGCGTCCAGAGCTATCCCGAAGAAGCCCTTGCCGCCGACATGGATATATTCCTGCACGCCCGGAGAATGGTGGATTTCCATCGGCCAGCCACCGAGCGCGACCGTGTCGTCGGGAACGCTGCCCGCCACGATCTCTTCGGCAGCGACGCGGCCTACGGTTGTCGGCCTGCGGGATTCCCTGATCCCGATCTGCGGGCCGGTCGAGGCGACATAGGCGTTCCGGAACGGGCCGCCTACGTGCCGAAGCGCCGACACCAGATGCCAAGACGCTTCGCGCGCCGCGATCTCGCTCTGTCCGATCCCGACCGCATCCGTGGGGTCGGTCTCGAAATCCAGCGCCATCCACCAGACCTCCGTACTTCCGGGAATGTCCAGCACGACACCGCCATTGTCGCGGGCCCGGATCAGCGGATCCTGTGCGTTGTAGAAGCCGCACGCCGTCCGAAACGCATCGCGGGACGTCTGCCAGTCTCGATCGACCCCGCCGACCCTGACGGGCAGGGAAGCCGGCTGCATTCTCAGAATAGCGCCGCGTCGCGAAGGTCCGGCAAGATGCCAGAGATTGCCTTCTCCGGATGCGTCGATGAAAGCCTTGGCCTCGATGCGCGCCACTCCAAAGTCGCCTCCGACCGCGATCGATTCGATCCTGCCGCCGGCGACGGCGACATCGCAAAGCGAGGCGCGATAGAGGATCTGGATGCCATGCCGGGCTGCCGCGCGGTCGATGGCAATCTTGAGGGCTTCCGGATTCAGCGGAATGATCCAGTTGCCTGTCGACTTGATGCGGCGAGGACTTACGTCCACGCCAAGTCTCTCGAGCGCATTCAGAACGTCGAGGGCGGCGCCCCCCACCACCGGCGTGGCCTCCTGAGTGTTTGCGAACAAGCCGCAATAGGCGAGCACGGACGATGTCGTAGCGGCCCCGCCGGCGAAGCCATAGCGCTCGATCAGGATCGTCCGCGCGCCGACATTCGATGCTCCGATGGCGGCAGCAATGCCCGCCGAGCCGGCGCCGACGATGGCCACGTCGCATTCAAATAAGGATGTCGCCACGCTCATCTTAACCCCTGTATTCGCCTTCAGTCTCGCGGGGCGATACGGAGGCGCTCGGGGCGCAATGTGCACCGCGGCCGGCTGGCCAGCGAATTCCAATACGGTGCTGGCCGTTGTCATCAGGCTATAGCTATCGCGATCCGGTCATGAAGCGTCTCTGAGCAACTGCCAGGCCGAACGAACTGCCCGTTCCTTCATGTTCTCATGACATATCGGCTGGAGGTTTTCGATCGTGACGGGCACGGTCGGAAGTGCTCTGGTACGGGATCAGGCACGCCGAAGGCACCTCGTGCCTTCAGAAGAGGGGATAGTTGTCATGCGTCATGGTCTTTTCGCAGCCGTCATCGGAACGCTGGTTTCATGGAATTGTAGCGCCCAGGCGCAGACGACACTTGCGGCCGTCAAGGCTCGGGGCGAACTTTTGTGCGGCGTCGGCGAGAATTTCGCCGGCTTCTTTTCACCGGACGCCGCGGGCAAATACACTGGGTTCGATGTCGATTTTTGCCATGCCGTTGCCGCCGCCGCCCTGGGCGATGCTCAGAAGGTCAAGTTCCTCCCTGCAACGCCCTCCGCGCGCTTCCCGCAATTGCAATCGGGTCAGGTCGATATTCTCTCTCGCGCCGTCACCGACACCTTCTCGCGCGACGCCAGCCTCGGGCTCGATTTTCCGATCTTCACCTTTTATGACGGCCACGCGCTGATGGTGGCGAAATCGCTTGGCGCTAAATCCGCGAAGGATCTCGACGGTGCGAACGTCTGCACGCAGACTGGCCTGTCGACCGAAGTAATCGTTGCCGACTATTTCAAGTCAAACAAGATGACCTACAAGCCCGTGGTCTTCGATGCGCGAGACCAGGCCCTCGCCGCCTTTGAGAAGGGGCGTTGTGACGTGTTCTCTTCCGATCGTTCGACCCTGTTCGCTTACCGGGCGGCGCTTTCGAATCCCGATGGTTTCGTCGTCCTCGAAGAGTCGATCTCCAAGTCCCTGAACGGCCCGACCGTGCGTCACGGCGATAACAACTGGGCCGATATTGTGCGCTGGACGGGTTATGTCCTGATCGCCGCCGAGGAATTCGGCGTCACCTCGAAGAACGTCGATGCGATGAAGGCCGATCCCAATGCGCCGGCCGAAGTCCGCCGCATGCTGGGTGCCGAGGGAGGCTTCGGCCAGATGCTCGGCTTGTCCGACGACTGGGGCTATCGGATCATTAAGACCCTCGGGAACTACGGAGAAATCTACGACCGCCATATCGGCTCCGGCGGCAAGTTCAGCATTCCTCGCGAGAAGACCTTGAATGCTCTCTGGAAAAACGGTGGCGCTCTAATCGCGCCTTCCTTCCAGTAACATCGCGATCGCTGGTGAACGATATGGAGGCGCGCCTCGAAGCCACGGCGCCGAGGACCAGCCGGCTGCGCGTTACGCGCTCGAACGGCGACCTGGTCGGCACGCTCGTCCAGATCGCGCTCATCTGCGGCCTGGCGTTCGGAAGTTGGTCCATCGTGTCGACGACGATGGGCAATCTCAGCGCCCGAGGGATCACGACGGGCTTCGCCTTCTTGTCGCGCCCGGCCGGTTTCGACGTCGCCTTCTCGCTCCTGCCCTTTAGTTCCGCCAGCCCGTTATGGATGGCATTGCTGGTTGGGATCACCAACACCCTCTTCCTCGCCGTCACCGGAATGGTACTCGGGACGCTTCTTGCGCTAGTGGTCGTCTCGTTTCGCCTTTCGAAGAGCCCCTTGGCCGCCCATCTGGCTGCCGGCTATATCGGCCTGTTCCGCAACACGCCGATCCTTTTGCACCTGCTGTTCTGGTACTTCGCCGTTTTCTCGGCGATGCCTAACGCCCGCAACGGCTTCGTAGTCGACAATGCGGTGTTCTTGAACAATCGCGGTCTCTTCACGCCCTGGCCCGAACTCGCCTGGTGGGGATGGCTGGTCGCGTGCGCAGTCGGAACACTCCCAATCATCGCATCGCGTAGGGTTCGCAGGCAGCGTCCGACTTCGGCTTTCGCACGCACGGATCTGGCTCTCGCCGCGGGCCTGATCCTCTTCATGGCCTTCGTTGTGAGCGCTGCTCCGCGGTGGGAGGTTCCGGTGCGCGCCGGGCTCGGCATGAGGGGGGGCGGCCTGGTCATCCCCGAGCTCATGGCCGTGATCGTCGCGATGTGCACCTATTCCTCCGCCTTCATCGCCGAGCTTCTGCGCGGCGCTATCGAGGGCATCGACCGTGGCCAAACCGAAGCAGGTCAGGCACTTGGTTTGAATGAGCGAGCGATCTCCAGGCTGGTGATACTGCCCCAGGCGATCAAGGTGGTGATCCCGCCGCTCACCAATCAATACGTCAACATGGTCAAGCAGACTGCCATCGTCGCCGCGATCGCCTTTCCCGACCTAATGCTGATCATGGGCAAGACGGTTCTCACCCAGACCGGACAGGCGATCGAGTCGCTTATCATCGTGACGTCGGTCTATCTCGTCATCAGCCTGGCGGCGGCGGGACTGATGCATCTCTATGCCGGCAGGCTGAAAGCGGCGGGGCAAGGCAGATGACCGTTCAGCCTGGGCTGATGAATGTGCACAGGCCGCCGTCACCAAATCCTATGGTGGATTTCGTTCGGCGCAGCTTTTCCGACGGCCCTACCAGCCTGGTCACGATCCTGGCTCTGGTGGTACTGATCGGGGGCGGGATTCCGCTGCTGAACTGGGCATTGTTCAACGCCGATTTCGTCGGGAGCGCTCCCGCCGATTGTCGGCGCGTGGGGGCCTGCTGGGTCTTCATTTCTCAGAAGGCCGGGCAGCTCTTCTACGGCTTCTATCCGCAAGAGCTGCGATGGCAAGTCAATGCCTCGATGGTCGTCACCGCGCTCGGACTCATCGGTGCCTTCGCCGCAGCTCAACGTTATCAGATCGCGCTGGCTGGTGCCATCTACGCCCTCTCGGTCAGCATGAGCTTTACAGTCTTCGGTGGTCGGCTTCCGGGCATGACCGCCGTGCCTGTCGAGAAGTGGGGCGGCCTCACCCTCACGCTGTTACTGTTCGGAATTGGCGTGGGCGTCTCTTTTCTGTTCGGGGGCCTGCTCGCCATGGGGCGCAGGTCCGATAAGCCGCTGATCCGTTCTATCGCTTCCGTCTATGTCGAGTTCATGCGTGGCGTGCCGTTGATCGCGATCCTCTTCGTGGCCGTGATCCTTCTACCTCTATTCCTGCCCTCTGGCGCTGACGCCAATCTGTTCCTCCGGATCGTAGTCGGGATCTGCCTCTACACTTCGTCCTACATGGCCGAAGCCATTCGCGCCGGCCTAGATGCGGTTCCGACCGGCAGTCGGGAGGCGGCCTACGCTCTGGGACTGTCGCGCTGGAACACGCAGAAGCTCGTCGTGTTCCCTCAGGCGCTGACGATTTCGCTTCCCGGACTGATCAACACGATGGTCGCGCTGGCGAAGGACACCTCGCTCGTGATCATCGTTGGCGTCCACGACCTGCTGGGATCGACGCAGCTCGCCATTG includes these proteins:
- a CDS encoding FAD-dependent oxidoreductase — its product is MAIVGAGSAGIAAAIGASNVGARTILIERYGFAGGAATTSSVLAYCGLFANTQEATPVVGGAALDVLNALERLGVDVSPRRIKSTGNWIIPLNPEALKIAIDRAAARHGIQILYRASLCDVAVAGGRIESIAVGGDFGVARIEAKAFIDASGEGNLWHLAGPSRRGAILRMQPASLPVRVGGVDRDWQTSRDAFRTACGFYNAQDPLIRARDNGGVVLDIPGSTEVWWMALDFETDPTDAVGIGQSEIAAREASWHLVSALRHVGGPFRNAYVASTGPQIGIRESRRPTTVGRVAAEEIVAGSVPDDTVALGGWPMEIHHSPGVQEYIHVGGKGFFGIALDALRVAGIANLLVAGRLIGADSKAFGSIRVMGTAFATGQAAGVSAAQMASSSEVFCLQDVRSALTAQGAILLG
- a CDS encoding amino acid ABC transporter substrate-binding protein, producing the protein MRHGLFAAVIGTLVSWNCSAQAQTTLAAVKARGELLCGVGENFAGFFSPDAAGKYTGFDVDFCHAVAAAALGDAQKVKFLPATPSARFPQLQSGQVDILSRAVTDTFSRDASLGLDFPIFTFYDGHALMVAKSLGAKSAKDLDGANVCTQTGLSTEVIVADYFKSNKMTYKPVVFDARDQALAAFEKGRCDVFSSDRSTLFAYRAALSNPDGFVVLEESISKSLNGPTVRHGDNNWADIVRWTGYVLIAAEEFGVTSKNVDAMKADPNAPAEVRRMLGAEGGFGQMLGLSDDWGYRIIKTLGNYGEIYDRHIGSGGKFSIPREKTLNALWKNGGALIAPSFQ
- a CDS encoding amino acid ABC transporter permease, producing the protein MEARLEATAPRTSRLRVTRSNGDLVGTLVQIALICGLAFGSWSIVSTTMGNLSARGITTGFAFLSRPAGFDVAFSLLPFSSASPLWMALLVGITNTLFLAVTGMVLGTLLALVVVSFRLSKSPLAAHLAAGYIGLFRNTPILLHLLFWYFAVFSAMPNARNGFVVDNAVFLNNRGLFTPWPELAWWGWLVACAVGTLPIIASRRVRRQRPTSAFARTDLALAAGLILFMAFVVSAAPRWEVPVRAGLGMRGGGLVIPELMAVIVAMCTYSSAFIAELLRGAIEGIDRGQTEAGQALGLNERAISRLVILPQAIKVVIPPLTNQYVNMVKQTAIVAAIAFPDLMLIMGKTVLTQTGQAIESLIIVTSVYLVISLAAAGLMHLYAGRLKAAGQGR
- a CDS encoding amino acid ABC transporter permease; translation: MTVQPGLMNVHRPPSPNPMVDFVRRSFSDGPTSLVTILALVVLIGGGIPLLNWALFNADFVGSAPADCRRVGACWVFISQKAGQLFYGFYPQELRWQVNASMVVTALGLIGAFAAAQRYQIALAGAIYALSVSMSFTVFGGRLPGMTAVPVEKWGGLTLTLLLFGIGVGVSFLFGGLLAMGRRSDKPLIRSIASVYVEFMRGVPLIAILFVAVILLPLFLPSGADANLFLRIVVGICLYTSSYMAEAIRAGLDAVPTGSREAAYALGLSRWNTQKLVVFPQALTISLPGLINTMVALAKDTSLVIIVGVHDLLGSTQLAIGDVSWGNVLWEGYFFAGTVYFLMCYVLNFIGRRLEIRARRTTAR